From a region of the Acidimicrobiales bacterium genome:
- a CDS encoding amidohydrolase family protein, with translation MTPARDLTITNARLSDGRLVDITTANGTITSVADAGSSTGGATVDVGGWLVLPAMAEPHAHLDKALTAEEVPNPKGDLMGAIGAWKEAAAKGLFGHENIVERAAAAMELLLVHGVTAVRTHVNVLSSNKTAALRAVQEAAARFDGLLDVQTVALIDTPATGPEGAEVRKALAMAIEEGVDFVGGCPHLDPNGTGLIAMVIEAATEAGIGIDLHTDEMLDPSVLFLRDYAQQVIDTGFDGLVAASHCVTLGMQPPAVQAEVSRLVAEANIAVFPLPQTNLFLQGRDHPTATPRGLTAVRALREAGALVGAGADNVQDPFNLVGRSDPLETAALMVMAGHQLPDDAYDMVSNNVRRAIGLAPVSIAPGSPADLVAIDAPSIRGAIADAPMSRKVFKAGRLVAESLQTSTVHR, from the coding sequence ATGACCCCGGCTCGCGATCTGACCATCACCAACGCAAGGCTGTCGGACGGTCGCCTGGTCGACATCACGACCGCCAACGGCACCATCACCAGTGTCGCCGACGCTGGTTCGTCGACCGGTGGTGCAACTGTGGACGTAGGTGGCTGGCTGGTGTTGCCGGCAATGGCCGAGCCTCACGCCCACCTCGACAAGGCCCTGACCGCCGAGGAGGTGCCCAACCCCAAGGGCGATCTGATGGGCGCAATCGGCGCCTGGAAGGAGGCTGCAGCCAAGGGGCTGTTCGGCCACGAGAACATCGTCGAGCGCGCCGCAGCGGCCATGGAGTTGCTGCTGGTACATGGCGTCACGGCCGTTCGCACGCACGTCAACGTCTTGAGCTCGAACAAGACCGCGGCCCTTCGGGCGGTTCAGGAAGCAGCGGCCCGCTTCGACGGGCTGCTCGATGTTCAGACGGTGGCGCTAATCGACACACCGGCCACCGGCCCCGAGGGCGCCGAGGTGCGCAAGGCGTTGGCGATGGCCATCGAAGAGGGCGTCGACTTCGTCGGCGGTTGCCCGCATCTGGACCCCAACGGAACCGGGTTGATCGCCATGGTGATCGAGGCCGCCACCGAAGCCGGCATCGGCATCGATCTGCACACCGACGAGATGCTCGACCCCAGCGTGTTGTTCTTGCGTGATTATGCACAGCAGGTGATCGACACCGGCTTCGACGGTCTGGTCGCAGCCAGCCACTGCGTCACCCTGGGCATGCAGCCCCCCGCCGTGCAGGCCGAGGTGTCCAGGCTGGTTGCCGAGGCCAACATCGCTGTGTTCCCGCTGCCACAAACCAACCTGTTCCTGCAGGGGCGAGACCATCCGACCGCCACACCACGGGGCCTCACCGCAGTCAGAGCGCTGCGCGAAGCCGGGGCACTGGTTGGCGCAGGTGCCGACAACGTCCAGGATCCGTTCAACCTGGTCGGCCGTTCCGATCCGCTGGAGACAGCGGCGCTGATGGTCATGGCGGGCCATCAGCTTCCCGACGACGCCTACGACATGGTGTCGAACAACGTGCGCAGGGCCATCGGCCTGGCGCCGGTTTCGATAGCCCCCGGATCACCCGCCGATCTGGTTGCCATCGATGCTCCTTCGATTCGTGGCGCCATCGCCGATGCACCGATGTCTCGCAAGGTGTTCAAGGCCGGGCGCCTGGTGGCCGAATCGCTTCAGACCTCCACCGTCCACCGCTGA
- a CDS encoding fatty acid desaturase: protein MRDYGLAGPETKRAEQMGLADAEWFRPEIDDDTLRQLAVRTNLRGSLDQALWLGLLVMFAWLIWISWWSWWTIPAFLAYSALYGGAADSRWHECSHGTAFRTRSANDAVYYVASFMLLRGPTVWRWSHYRHHNDTIIVGRDAEIAFKRPPNPWFTLVGLSGHWVIPEMGGRLLRHARGQLDDAVLATVPAHLHKRVVWESRVFVAILAAAVVASVVLWTPLPVLYVGVPSATGAWLMSFFGLTQHAGMREDVLDHRLNSRTVYMNPVFRFLYLNMNYHVEHHIFPAVPYRNLPALHREIADQLAPPKTSTIAAYREIFRAMKHQRIDPSWELDIELPPARRASARIDSTIWTPTKAEDGWYDIGPVDELVPGRLSGVVLDERKVMLYRLDDGSGVPEVCAADATCTHGRVDLCTGLLIDGQIECPKHNGRFDARTGEPVSRPVTKPIAVHDVQIRRDRIRVRPTG from the coding sequence ATGCGCGATTACGGACTTGCCGGCCCCGAAACCAAGCGGGCCGAACAAATGGGCCTGGCCGACGCCGAATGGTTCAGACCCGAAATAGACGACGACACGCTGCGACAACTCGCCGTGCGTACCAACCTTCGCGGGTCACTCGACCAGGCGCTGTGGCTGGGCCTGCTGGTGATGTTCGCATGGCTCATATGGATCTCTTGGTGGTCGTGGTGGACGATCCCAGCGTTCCTTGCCTACAGCGCGCTCTATGGCGGCGCCGCCGATTCTCGCTGGCACGAGTGCAGTCACGGCACCGCGTTCCGAACACGCTCGGCCAACGACGCCGTGTACTACGTGGCTTCGTTCATGCTGCTCCGCGGACCAACGGTTTGGCGATGGTCGCACTATCGCCACCACAACGACACCATCATCGTGGGCCGCGATGCCGAGATCGCGTTCAAGCGTCCGCCCAACCCGTGGTTCACCCTGGTTGGGTTGTCTGGGCACTGGGTGATCCCCGAGATGGGTGGGCGCCTGCTGCGCCACGCCAGAGGCCAGCTGGACGATGCCGTGCTGGCCACCGTGCCGGCCCACCTACACAAGCGGGTGGTGTGGGAGTCGCGGGTGTTCGTTGCCATTCTGGCCGCGGCGGTTGTCGCATCGGTGGTTTTGTGGACGCCGCTGCCCGTGCTGTACGTGGGTGTTCCCTCGGCCACAGGGGCGTGGCTGATGTCGTTCTTCGGCCTCACCCAGCACGCCGGAATGCGCGAGGACGTCCTCGACCACCGGCTCAATAGCCGCACGGTCTACATGAACCCGGTGTTCAGGTTCCTGTACCTGAACATGAACTATCACGTCGAGCACCACATCTTCCCGGCTGTGCCATACCGCAACCTGCCTGCGTTGCACCGCGAGATCGCAGACCAGCTGGCCCCTCCCAAGACCAGCACCATCGCGGCCTACCGCGAGATCTTCCGGGCGATGAAGCACCAGCGCATCGATCCGAGCTGGGAACTCGACATCGAGCTGCCACCGGCCAGACGCGCCTCGGCCCGCATCGACTCGACGATCTGGACACCGACCAAAGCCGAAGACGGCTGGTACGACATCGGGCCGGTCGACGAGCTGGTGCCGGGCCGCCTGAGCGGTGTGGTGTTGGACGAGCGCAAGGTCATGCTCTACCGGCTCGACGACGGCTCGGGTGTGCCAGAGGTTTGTGCCGCCGACGCCACGTGTACCCATGGCAGGGTCGACCTTTGCACAGGTCTGCTCATCGACGGCCAGATCGAATGCCCCAAACACAACGGCCGCTTCGACGCCCGCACCGGCGAGCCCGTGTCGCGACCCGTGACCAAGCCCATCGCCGTGCACGATGTCCAGATCCGCCGAGACCGCATCCGCGTGCGCCCCACCGGCTGA
- a CDS encoding ABC transporter permease, with protein sequence MTAIDEESAEILTEVSEAHMGLHDAPPPQAYRVKSRQRELAETVLPPLVVGAAALGFWYFVSYVMLDESRRFLLKPPHKVIAVGFLEWDNFSEILQALWSSTKVALIGLVISIVLGMLLATIMSQAKIIERGLFPFMVTLQAIPILAIVPLISFWWGTGTTSRIVVCVIISLFPIIVNTLFGLHSPEKGVHDLFTLHGANRATRLRKLMFPSAMPAIFAGLRISAGLSVIGAIVGDFFFGRGEVGIGQRLKQYASQLDGEMLLAAVIMSSALGVTVFLVFGWIQNAAIGKWHESSGARA encoded by the coding sequence ATGACAGCCATCGACGAAGAATCCGCCGAGATTCTCACCGAGGTCAGCGAGGCTCACATGGGCCTTCACGACGCTCCTCCGCCCCAGGCCTACCGGGTCAAGTCTCGCCAGCGCGAGCTCGCCGAAACCGTCCTGCCTCCGCTGGTGGTCGGCGCCGCAGCGCTGGGCTTTTGGTATTTCGTCTCCTACGTCATGCTCGACGAGAGCAGGCGCTTCCTCCTCAAGCCGCCCCACAAGGTCATTGCGGTGGGCTTCCTCGAGTGGGACAACTTCTCTGAGATCCTCCAAGCCCTTTGGTCCAGCACCAAGGTCGCTCTCATCGGGCTGGTCATCTCGATCGTTCTCGGCATGCTGCTGGCCACCATCATGAGCCAGGCCAAGATCATCGAGCGGGGTTTGTTCCCGTTCATGGTGACCCTACAGGCCATTCCGATCCTGGCCATCGTGCCCCTCATCTCGTTCTGGTGGGGCACGGGCACCACATCGCGAATCGTCGTGTGTGTGATCATCTCGCTGTTCCCGATCATCGTGAACACGCTGTTCGGTCTGCACAGCCCCGAAAAAGGTGTCCACGACCTGTTCACGTTGCACGGCGCCAACCGCGCCACCCGTCTTCGCAAGCTGATGTTCCCGTCGGCCATGCCCGCCATCTTCGCTGGCCTGCGAATCTCGGCGGGCCTGTCGGTCATTGGCGCAATCGTCGGTGACTTCTTCTTTGGCCGAGGCGAGGTAGGCATCGGGCAGCGCCTCAAGCAGTACGCCAGCCAGCTCGACGGAGAGATGCTCCTGGCCGCCGTCATCATGTCGTCGGCGCTGGGCGTCACCGTGTTCCTGGTGTTCGGGTGGATCCAGAACGCGGCCATCGGCAAGTGGCACGAATCGAGCGGCGCGCGGGCCTGA
- a CDS encoding ABC transporter ATP-binding protein, whose translation MSSPALSFHNIGMVFPDGTEALKDVSFSVDRGEFVTVVGPSGCGKSTLLKIASGLLKQTSGDVSVDRARIGYVFQDATLLQWRTVKRNVELFGELHDIPKAERSKLAQDAIDLVGLSGFENHYPKSLSGGMKMRASLARTLTLKPPVFLFDEPFGAVDEITREKLNDETQQLFQREGFAGLFITHSIAEAVFMSTKVLVMSARPGRLIAEYDIPFEYPRSPEVRFDPEFAKLSGEISHALRGGHS comes from the coding sequence ATGTCGAGCCCGGCACTGTCATTCCACAACATCGGGATGGTCTTTCCCGACGGCACCGAAGCTCTCAAAGACGTCAGCTTCTCCGTCGACAGGGGCGAGTTCGTCACCGTCGTGGGCCCGTCGGGTTGCGGCAAGTCGACCCTGCTGAAGATCGCTTCGGGTCTGCTCAAGCAGACTTCTGGCGATGTCAGCGTCGACCGCGCCCGCATCGGTTATGTGTTCCAGGATGCAACCCTGCTGCAGTGGCGCACTGTCAAGCGCAACGTCGAACTGTTCGGCGAACTGCACGACATCCCCAAGGCCGAGCGGTCAAAGCTGGCCCAAGACGCCATCGACCTGGTCGGTCTCAGCGGTTTCGAGAACCACTACCCCAAGTCGCTGTCTGGTGGCATGAAGATGCGTGCTTCGTTGGCCCGCACCCTCACGCTCAAACCCCCAGTGTTCTTGTTCGACGAGCCTTTCGGCGCGGTCGACGAGATCACCCGCGAGAAGCTCAACGACGAGACCCAGCAGCTGTTCCAGCGCGAGGGGTTCGCAGGCCTGTTCATCACCCACTCCATCGCCGAGGCGGTGTTCATGTCGACCAAGGTGCTGGTCATGTCCGCCAGGCCCGGCCGCCTCATCGCCGAGTACGACATCCCCTTCGAATACCCACGGTCACCAGAAGTCAGATTCGATCCCGAGTTCGCCAAGCTCAGCGGCGAGATCTCCCACGCACTGCGAGGAGGACACTCATGA
- a CDS encoding TIGR03792 family protein has protein sequence MVVEFLTFVVDPAERAQWLTAEESNWSRFLEQQDGFVRKQMWVDEADPFRVHAVIWWETMEQWKAIPQAALDEVVRNMGAYEKVPHETVYQVIRDC, from the coding sequence ATGGTCGTCGAGTTTCTGACATTCGTGGTGGACCCCGCCGAGCGGGCCCAGTGGCTGACGGCGGAGGAGTCCAACTGGAGCCGGTTCCTCGAGCAGCAGGACGGCTTCGTCCGCAAGCAGATGTGGGTTGACGAGGCAGATCCCTTCCGGGTGCACGCCGTCATCTGGTGGGAGACGATGGAGCAGTGGAAGGCCATTCCTCAGGCGGCGCTGGACGAGGTGGTCCGCAATATGGGTGCATACGAGAAGGTGCCCCACGAGACCGTGTACCAGGTGATCAGGGACTGCTGA
- a CDS encoding LLM class flavin-dependent oxidoreductase yields the protein MAESPATTSVRKGVWLFPSAPAMRMVEAVIAAEQCGLDEIWLADEGVSREPMAILAAAAAETSSITLATGITSPLLRHPGALASTAMTIDELSGGRFRLGIGLGGGLSLDPFGIEVQRPVGVIKDALLTARSVFDGQATQHYGPPPHAAPPRRVGLWVGGRGPQIVRTAARHGDGVFVSGCSPQQHDSIAKNARSVNPDVGLALYQSAADVELDHCSTWDQVGPVLEAEASRIRPSSVGINLVDLNAGDHDPVELVRRAAQVLAQISSP from the coding sequence ATGGCCGAATCACCCGCCACGACATCGGTTCGCAAGGGGGTCTGGCTGTTCCCGTCGGCTCCGGCAATGCGCATGGTCGAGGCCGTCATCGCGGCCGAGCAGTGCGGGCTCGACGAGATCTGGCTGGCCGACGAGGGGGTCAGCCGCGAGCCCATGGCCATATTGGCGGCCGCAGCTGCCGAGACGTCGTCCATCACGCTGGCCACCGGAATCACCTCGCCCCTGCTGCGCCACCCGGGGGCGTTGGCGTCGACCGCCATGACCATCGACGAACTCAGCGGCGGACGCTTTCGCCTGGGAATCGGCCTGGGCGGCGGGCTTTCGCTGGATCCCTTCGGCATAGAGGTGCAGCGCCCGGTCGGTGTGATCAAGGACGCCCTGTTGACGGCCCGATCGGTGTTCGACGGGCAGGCCACCCAGCACTACGGCCCGCCGCCGCACGCGGCACCGCCGCGCCGCGTAGGCCTGTGGGTCGGAGGACGGGGGCCCCAGATAGTGCGCACTGCCGCCCGCCACGGCGACGGCGTGTTCGTCAGCGGGTGCAGCCCCCAGCAACACGACTCGATCGCCAAGAACGCACGCTCGGTCAACCCCGACGTCGGGCTGGCGTTATACCAGAGCGCGGCCGACGTCGAGCTGGATCACTGCTCGACATGGGATCAGGTCGGCCCCGTGCTGGAGGCCGAGGCATCTCGCATCAGGCCCAGCTCGGTTGGCATAAACCTCGTCGACCTCAACGCCGGCGACCACGACCCGGTCGAGCTGGTGCGCCGCGCCGCCCAGGTTCTGGCCCAGATCAGCAGTCCCTGA
- a CDS encoding LLM class flavin-dependent oxidoreductase produces MRVGVFLFGGVEMDEVGAGPPDPMSRRFTNEQIWRGTEQIVDMAVLSDRLGYDSYWLTEHHFQYEGYEIVPNGILLGAIMAERTDNIRIGMAFNIVPQWHPLKLAEDFATLHNISGGRAILGVGRGTVPREAENLGTKIGSFDNPDMAAADEVNRKQFEEAMEVIQLALQNETFKFHGDVYHFPAPGIPDRGGFVETLTLVPRPLYPYETWQAITSPPTLEQVPKWGWGGVFWNNHHSFVKQRWERFAEIYSQHHNQALGRGEKRMLTLSIHIGDTHEQAIEGMRAGHDEFWKFLGPYGWSKGYMGADGRPAAPGLIPSLEESMEQKTCIVGTADEVAEQIKWYDEQLGLENLMIFPAMPGDAYSKVEEQLHRFAENVMPQL; encoded by the coding sequence ATGCGCGTAGGAGTCTTCTTGTTCGGCGGCGTCGAGATGGACGAGGTGGGCGCGGGCCCGCCCGACCCGATGTCTCGCCGGTTCACCAACGAACAGATCTGGCGGGGGACCGAGCAGATCGTCGACATGGCGGTGTTGAGCGACAGGCTCGGCTACGACTCGTACTGGTTGACCGAGCACCACTTCCAATACGAGGGCTACGAGATCGTGCCCAACGGCATCCTGCTCGGGGCGATCATGGCCGAACGCACCGACAACATCCGCATCGGCATGGCGTTCAACATCGTGCCCCAGTGGCACCCGCTGAAGCTGGCCGAGGACTTCGCAACGCTGCACAACATCTCGGGCGGTCGGGCGATCCTGGGCGTGGGGCGCGGCACCGTGCCGCGCGAGGCCGAGAACCTGGGCACCAAGATCGGCAGCTTCGACAACCCCGACATGGCCGCCGCCGACGAGGTCAACCGCAAGCAGTTCGAGGAGGCCATGGAGGTCATCCAGCTGGCGCTTCAGAACGAGACCTTCAAATTCCATGGCGACGTCTATCACTTCCCGGCGCCGGGCATCCCAGACCGCGGCGGCTTCGTCGAGACCCTGACCCTGGTGCCACGCCCGCTGTACCCATACGAGACGTGGCAGGCCATCACCTCACCTCCCACCCTCGAACAGGTTCCGAAGTGGGGATGGGGCGGGGTGTTCTGGAACAACCATCACTCGTTCGTCAAGCAACGCTGGGAGCGATTCGCCGAGATCTATTCGCAGCACCACAACCAGGCGCTCGGCCGTGGTGAGAAGCGCATGCTGACCCTCAGCATCCACATCGGCGACACCCACGAGCAGGCGATCGAGGGCATGCGCGCCGGGCACGACGAGTTCTGGAAGTTCCTGGGGCCCTACGGCTGGAGCAAGGGCTACATGGGTGCCGATGGCCGGCCGGCCGCACCAGGCCTGATCCCCAGCCTCGAGGAATCGATGGAACAAAAGACCTGCATCGTGGGCACCGCAGACGAGGTCGCAGAACAGATCAAGTGGTACGACGAACAGCTGGGGTTGGAGAACCTGATGATCTTCCCGGCCATGCCGGGCGACGCCTACAGCAAGGTCGAAGAGCAGCTTCACCGGTTCGCCGAGAACGTCATGCCCCAGCTGTGA
- a CDS encoding DMT family transporter — translation MDSAIAAAIAAGFFWAANIIVVRWALPRTGAPALVGAAVGVSVASLVATAVALASAQALPSADDVWRFALVGAIAPGSSQGLFVASIGSIGPSRTSVLVGTSPVFSVLLAMAFLDEDWRLAIIVGTALTVVGSALISWEPTSGVRRVGVALALLTAFSFGVRDVVARHFNSDSDVSSWWAGAVVLGAAGLVLVTMAVATQRGGTARAFKAATPEFLASGLLIGMALPVLLIALDRGQVGIVAPLSLASQNISVVAMGAVVFGAQERTPRVLAALTLVLAGAFVVSSAG, via the coding sequence GTGGACTCGGCCATAGCGGCGGCCATAGCGGCCGGGTTCTTCTGGGCTGCCAACATCATCGTGGTGCGGTGGGCTCTGCCTCGCACGGGTGCTCCGGCCCTGGTGGGCGCGGCGGTGGGGGTTTCGGTCGCCTCGCTGGTCGCCACAGCGGTGGCGCTGGCCTCGGCTCAGGCCCTGCCGAGCGCCGACGACGTGTGGCGCTTCGCGTTGGTCGGCGCCATCGCCCCCGGCAGCTCGCAGGGACTGTTCGTCGCCTCGATCGGTTCGATAGGCCCGTCGCGCACGTCGGTTCTGGTGGGTACGTCACCGGTCTTCTCGGTGCTGCTGGCCATGGCCTTCCTGGACGAAGACTGGCGCCTGGCCATCATCGTGGGCACCGCCTTGACGGTGGTTGGCAGCGCTCTGATCAGCTGGGAACCGACCTCGGGGGTCAGGCGTGTGGGCGTGGCCCTGGCGCTTTTGACCGCCTTCAGCTTCGGTGTGCGCGACGTTGTCGCCCGCCACTTCAACAGCGACAGCGACGTGTCGTCGTGGTGGGCCGGCGCAGTGGTTCTGGGCGCCGCGGGCTTGGTTCTGGTGACCATGGCGGTTGCCACGCAGCGAGGCGGAACCGCCAGGGCCTTCAAGGCCGCCACGCCCGAATTCTTGGCCTCGGGACTGCTGATCGGCATGGCGCTGCCGGTGTTGCTGATCGCTCTCGACAGGGGCCAGGTGGGAATCGTGGCGCCTCTTTCGCTGGCTTCGCAGAACATCTCGGTGGTGGCGATGGGCGCTGTGGTGTTCGGCGCACAGGAACGAACCCCCAGGGTGCTGGCCGCACTGACATTGGTGCTGGCCGGAGCCTTCGTGGTGTCGTCGGCAGGGTGA
- a CDS encoding NAD(P)H-dependent oxidoreductase, with the protein MDTLVVQVHPLEDSFNAAVLDAVIRGLHRARVQHRVVRLYDDPQPSLSGVSELIVVYPTWWGGQPARLLAWLQQTLGPYVDGPKVGKASPLSGVRHLAVVTTHGSSKLMNLAQGEPGLQTLKRVVLPLCAPGAQFEWLSLYKIDRTTESQRREFLEEVEARFATPHSEAGVTSATAPS; encoded by the coding sequence GTGGACACACTGGTCGTGCAGGTACACCCGCTCGAAGACAGCTTCAACGCAGCGGTTCTGGATGCCGTGATCAGGGGTTTGCACCGGGCCCGAGTTCAGCACCGGGTTGTACGCCTGTACGACGACCCGCAGCCCTCGCTGTCGGGTGTCAGCGAACTGATCGTCGTGTATCCCACATGGTGGGGCGGGCAGCCGGCGCGCCTGCTCGCTTGGCTGCAGCAGACGCTGGGGCCCTACGTCGACGGCCCCAAGGTGGGCAAGGCGTCGCCGCTGTCGGGGGTGCGGCACCTCGCTGTCGTCACAACCCACGGGTCGTCCAAGCTCATGAACCTGGCCCAGGGCGAACCTGGGTTGCAGACCTTGAAGCGGGTGGTTCTGCCCCTGTGCGCCCCGGGCGCACAGTTCGAGTGGCTGTCGTTGTACAAGATCGACCGCACCACCGAGAGCCAGAGGCGCGAGTTCCTCGAAGAGGTCGAAGCTCGGTTTGCCACACCTCACAGCGAGGCCGGTGTCACCAGCGCGACAGCGCCTTCCTGA
- a CDS encoding NAD(P)H-dependent oxidoreductase: MKVLVLDAFDPESPQAILADAAVEALQSQGHQVTRRVLVGGPFEVFMSADERREYHGDQPLMSPETVEDAAALKAADGLLFCYPTTMHTIPAVLKSWLERVLVPGVAFVFDERERVRPGMTNIRRLGAVTATNHGRLASLKARNSGKRTLLWNIRLSCHRLARRTWVAVPADAPDPEAVRKALSRW, translated from the coding sequence GTGAAAGTCCTGGTACTCGACGCCTTCGACCCCGAGTCGCCCCAAGCGATACTGGCCGACGCAGCCGTCGAGGCGCTGCAATCGCAAGGTCATCAGGTGACGCGGCGGGTGCTGGTTGGTGGGCCCTTCGAGGTGTTCATGTCGGCCGACGAGCGCCGCGAATACCACGGCGATCAGCCGCTGATGTCGCCCGAGACCGTCGAGGACGCGGCTGCGCTGAAGGCCGCCGACGGGCTGCTGTTTTGTTATCCGACGACCATGCACACCATCCCGGCAGTGCTGAAGAGCTGGCTCGAGCGGGTTCTGGTGCCCGGGGTCGCGTTCGTGTTCGACGAACGAGAACGCGTCCGGCCCGGCATGACCAACATCAGGCGTCTCGGAGCGGTCACGGCCACCAACCACGGCAGGCTGGCATCGCTGAAGGCTCGCAACTCGGGCAAGCGCACCCTGCTGTGGAACATCCGGCTCAGCTGCCATCGCCTGGCCAGGCGAACCTGGGTGGCGGTGCCTGCAGATGCCCCCGACCCAGAAGCTGTCAGGAAGGCGCTGTCGCGCTGGTGA
- a CDS encoding cupin domain-containing protein produces MRSDDRPKATLGADGPKVELLTNFANWQMMPFHRRLEVGEHYEAVRIERAREEWIHVLAGVARVHLRNHEPYVLRSGDSIHFASNRLDAVDSIGEEALEIICMMTPPA; encoded by the coding sequence GTGCGTTCCGACGATCGCCCCAAGGCGACATTGGGCGCTGATGGCCCCAAGGTCGAGCTGCTGACGAACTTTGCGAACTGGCAGATGATGCCGTTCCATCGGCGGCTCGAGGTTGGCGAGCACTACGAAGCCGTACGCATCGAGCGCGCCCGCGAAGAGTGGATTCACGTGCTGGCCGGCGTCGCTCGGGTTCATCTGCGCAACCACGAGCCGTACGTGTTGCGTTCGGGCGACTCGATTCACTTCGCAAGCAACCGCCTCGACGCCGTCGACTCGATAGGCGAAGAAGCCCTGGAGATCATCTGCATGATGACTCCCCCGGCATGA
- a CDS encoding helix-turn-helix transcriptional regulator, which produces MQVGREVRLRRNELQMSLREVAELTELSTGFLSQVENDQVSPSLASLGRIAEAADTAVRAAQFRRSQPGGAFRRSPQGDIGR; this is translated from the coding sequence GTGCAGGTAGGACGAGAGGTCAGGCTCAGGCGTAACGAGCTGCAGATGAGCCTTCGCGAGGTCGCCGAGCTCACCGAGTTGAGCACTGGGTTCTTGTCTCAGGTCGAGAACGATCAGGTGTCGCCGTCGCTGGCCTCGCTTGGGCGCATCGCCGAGGCTGCGGATACCGCTGTACGAGCTGCTCAGTTCCGACGATCGCAACCCGGTGGTGCGTTCCGACGATCGCCCCAAGGCGACATTGGGCGCTGA
- a CDS encoding SDR family oxidoreductase, with protein MSEPNRSPFAGQVVLVTGGSSGIGAATAMALAARGARVVVAGRSLERLEAVAAQAGPLTTAVACDLARWDAPGELIAEVVDRFDRLDVVVNAAGVFEKRSIADTDPDFWRSVVEVNLKATVQLTRAAWPHLQASAGQVVLISSIAAVRGFPENAAYAASKGGLNAFGEVLRVEGRPSGIRVLTICPAQTDTEIWEGKAPDAVRAAMMRAPGVGELIADLVGTDRSIDFAPLFIEPPVDPWSAS; from the coding sequence ATGAGTGAACCGAACCGATCACCCTTCGCCGGCCAGGTCGTTTTGGTGACGGGTGGCAGCTCGGGCATAGGCGCAGCCACCGCCATGGCCTTGGCCGCACGCGGTGCCCGGGTGGTGGTGGCCGGGCGAAGCCTCGAACGCCTCGAAGCGGTCGCTGCGCAGGCCGGGCCGCTTACAACCGCCGTGGCGTGCGACCTCGCGCGATGGGACGCACCGGGCGAACTCATCGCCGAGGTCGTCGACCGCTTCGACCGGCTCGACGTGGTGGTCAACGCCGCCGGTGTGTTCGAGAAGCGTTCCATCGCCGACACCGACCCAGACTTCTGGCGTTCGGTCGTCGAGGTGAACCTCAAGGCGACCGTGCAGTTGACCCGAGCCGCCTGGCCGCACCTCCAGGCCAGCGCGGGCCAGGTGGTGTTGATCAGCAGCATCGCTGCGGTCCGCGGGTTTCCCGAGAACGCGGCCTACGCAGCGTCCAAGGGTGGCCTCAACGCGTTCGGCGAGGTGTTGCGTGTCGAGGGCAGGCCCAGCGGCATACGGGTGTTGACGATCTGCCCGGCCCAAACCGACACCGAGATCTGGGAGGGCAAGGCGCCCGATGCGGTCAGGGCCGCCATGATGAGAGCGCCTGGGGTTGGCGAGTTGATCGCCGATCTGGTCGGAACCGACCGCTCCATCGACTTCGCCCCGTTGTTCATAGAACCTCCGGTCGACCCTTGGTCTGCCTCGTGA